The following coding sequences are from one Capsicum annuum cultivar UCD-10X-F1 chromosome 3, UCD10Xv1.1, whole genome shotgun sequence window:
- the LOC107866401 gene encoding monothiol glutaredoxin-S2-like yields the protein MESVKKMVAEKPVVMFSKSKCCMCHTIKTLISSFGANLTVYELDELPNGLQVERALLMLGRRPSVPAVFIGQELIGGANEIMSLHLEGNLVPLLMKAKALWL from the coding sequence ATGGAGTCAGTGAAGAAAATGGTAGCAGAGAAGCCAGTGGTGATGTTCAGCAAAAGCAAGTGTTGCATGTGCCATACTATAAAGACACTCATATCAAGTTTTGGTGCTAACTTAACTGTATATGAATTGGATGAACTTCCCAATGGCTTACAGGTGGAAAGAGCACTGCTGATGCTAGGCCGAAGGCCTAGCGTGCCAGCAGTCTTCATTGGACAAGAATTAATTGGGGGTGCTAACGAGATCATGAGCCTCCATCTAGAGGGAAACCTTGTTCCTCTGCTCATGAAAGCTAAAGCTCTTTGGCTATAG